From the genome of Monomorium pharaonis isolate MP-MQ-018 chromosome 1, ASM1337386v2, whole genome shotgun sequence:
ttgcacacgagtttgaaatttgcactgcattttagggtattttagcaaGTATAcggatatttttgaatatcatgaattttgagtatcaatatgatattgcacattgattttatttgtgttgaactcaatcataccgctgtcatcaaagtgacccgatctgcaccacgtggagaatgacgatcggattttgtacatcatgtggctctgaaattcatcggtggaaatttgtacttcctgatctgaatataacaGATAGCTGATGCaccaatttcactgaagtcaacagaagatcacatttatctatactcataaatccacacatacacgtaaacatacatatacacatactcatacataaaaagtaaaagttcaaattttattttaaaaaatcagggccacatgatgtacaaaatctgaTCGTCATTttccacgtggtgcagatcgggtcactttgatgacggcggtatgattgagttaaacacgaataaaattaatgtgcaatatcatattgatactcaaaattcatgatatttaaaaaataccatatttattcgctaaaataccttaaaatgcagtgcaaatttcaaactagcgtgcaatcaacaaaaaacatcgtatcgacatgtattttttttttaattgtttagaaaagaataaactttcagaatctgaattaatattagcaagattttaacgaaaaacttgtgcaaaataataacagacttttactttttttaattaaaaaacacatgtttggtttttatgcgatacaaaaggttcacacttaataaatcaaactttcgcgtagggattctcaaagtagggtctttgccctttaatttaaaaaaaaagtacatgtaatttggatgatttttcgcaaagttgcatcactttgaatattgcctaaaaatcggtcaaaaattttgttttgtttttttttgcgccagtgtatatgcTTAGAACGTTTGTGAAATTCGTGGTTCTTTGTCAATTTAATTGCACTTGCATTATCCATAAACAGTACAGGAATGTCATTGTTTCCTTTAATTTCAGCTATCAGTCTTTTAAGCCACACGAGTTCCTTTGATCCTTCGCTAGCGGCAACAAACTCTGCTTCCGTAATGGAGAGTGCAACAGACTTTTGTAATTGAGAGGTTCATGATACTGCGGTACCACCAATAAGGGAGACGAAGCCGTTCGTTGATTTTCGTGTATTGAGATCACCTGCAAAGTCTGCATCTGAGTACGCACAAAGCCCACCACCAGTCGAAGTGTAGTGTAGACCAAGATTAGCGGTACCTCGAAGATATCTAAATATCCGCTTAATGGAGATCCAGTCAAAAATCGTTGGTTTAGCCATTGATCTAGCAACCTTTGATACCGCGTACGCTATATCCGGACGAGTGGCACAAGCCAGATACATCAGACAGCCCACAGCAGAGCGATAAGGAATGGAGCTGTCGAGAGGACCGTTGGTTGTTTCGTCTGGTTGTTGGTTCTCAGCAGGCGTTTTTATCGAATTGCAGTCAGTCATGTTGAAATGTTGCAGAGTCTTCTCAACCTAAGATAATTGTGACACGAATAGACCGGAGTCACGTTGTTGAATTTGTATACCCAAAAATGAGTCGAGGGATCCTATAGTGATTTTAAACTCCGAGGctagtaattttaaaaatgagttGACAGCATCTTGTGTAGATCCAGCGATAAGGCCGTCGTCGACGTAGATTGCAACcaataatttttctgattGGTTTTGTCGAATATATATGCAAGGGTCTGCCGTTGATCGTGTGAATCCGTTTTCTTCCATGAATGAGTGAAACCTATTGTTCCAGCAACGAGGTGATTGTTTAAGCCCGTATACAGATTTCTTCAGATGACAAACACGACCTGACCCGTCGTCGAAACCTTGTGGTTGAGTCATATAGATATCCGTACCGATTTTACCGTAAAGAAACGCGGTTTTTACGTCAAATTGGCCAAGAGCCAGTTTTTCTTCAGCTGCAGTTGCAATTAGGGCACGAATTGAGTCATAACGagctacaagaataaaagtttcGTCGTAATCAAGTTCAGCTCGCTGGAATATTCCACGGACGACCAAACGGGCTCGATATCGGTCGATTGCACCATTTGATTTGTATTTCACACGAAGTACCCAACGATTGTTGATAGCACGATTACCCGGTGGCAATGGTACTAAATCCCAGGTTTCATTCTCCTCAAAAGCATTCATCTCTTCTTTCATAGCACACAACCATTGATCAGAATGTTGACTCTTCATGGCATCATCAAAGTTGGTTGGCTCAAGGTCTTGTTGAACAGCTTCAGTTAAGCATGCTAACGCCATGTGTGTTTGACTGTTCGATAACTTGTGAGATTGGTAGCCTACTTCATAGTCATCGAGCCTTACTGGTTGTCGAATCGTGCGAACGGGGCGTGAACTTGGAGCTTTTTCTAAGATGTCATCGCTCTTTCGAATAGTACCTGATCTTGCATCACCGTTTTCCAGAGAGACTCCTTTTTCTTCAGGGATGTAGTTCTTGCCTGAGACACTTTGTTTTTCCTCTTCATAATCACTGTTCTCCTCTGATGAACTGTGGAAATCGAGTTCAATTGAATTATTTGTGGTACATAATTTTTCGGGGCGAAAATCAACATTGCGGGATTTCATTACGCGATGTTTCGATGGTACCCAGACTCTGTAACCATCTTTCTCATTCACGTAGCCAATAAAGTGGCCGAAGACTTTGTCATCGAACTTAGAGCGAAAATTCTTTGGAATGTTAACATAACACTCTGAACCAAAAATTCTTAAGTAATTGAAACTGTCAAATAATTTGCCGGACCATAATTCAAATGGCGTTTTGCTCGGAATACTTGATTTTCCCGTCCAATTAATCAAAAACGCAGCTGTGTCACACGCATGAGCCCAAAACGATTTCGACAATTTACTAACCGAAAGCATTGAACGAGCCAGTTCAACAACATGCCGATTTGATTGTTCTGCAACACCATTTTGCTCAGGTGTATACGGGCACGTCATGCGAAACTCGATACcacgtttatttaattgtcTTTGCACATCAACACAGTCAAATTCGCGACCGCCGTCTGAACGAAAAGTTTTCATCTTATGTCCTGCTGTTTCGCACTcattcagaaatgtttctaGATGCGTAGCTACTTCTAATTTttcattcataaaaaatatacgaacgAAACGCGAGAAGTCATCTTTGAAGAT
Proteins encoded in this window:
- the LOC118646441 gene encoding secreted RxLR effector protein 161-like produces the protein MTDCNSIKTPAENQQPDETTNGPLDSSIPYRSAVGCLMYLACATRPDIAYAVSKVARSMAKPTIFDWISIKRIFRYLRGTANLGLHYTSTGGGLCAYSDADFAGDLNTRKSTNGFVSLIGGTAKFCLNTQEISLTYPTEHSTGYPQDVLRTEKWSLFAISKDVLRKFHGILRASGELFSGCPED